From the genome of Geobacter sp. SVR, one region includes:
- a CDS encoding cytochrome C codes for MKPPQRDRFRIFRAVSASAVLFLLIFSGFIQLSAVRQAESAPTAAQQSLSGQVVALPKASTALYAAEPEALTTVQCGQCHISIFRDLKIDGGRHRFSCQECHKKLHEYNPVKGNWQELMPRCGNCHATPHGEKLVACTNCHDNPHAIAKVPLSKAMLDSCTICHREAGEQLQKFPSAHSKLSCNACHTSHGYKPDCSACHKPHLKDQDFKTCTPCHPVHMPREIVFKQDGDVRTCSACHSTIYEKWSKTRSKHGQVNCASCHKKHRSVPSCESCHAKPHNEQLLQKYPKCLTCHQDAHDLPVK; via the coding sequence ATGAAACCACCACAACGGGATCGCTTCAGAATATTCCGGGCAGTCTCGGCATCGGCGGTACTTTTCCTGCTGATTTTTTCCGGTTTCATTCAGCTGTCTGCGGTAAGACAGGCAGAATCGGCACCCACTGCGGCCCAGCAAAGCCTCAGCGGCCAGGTCGTTGCACTGCCAAAAGCGTCAACCGCCCTTTATGCGGCTGAGCCGGAAGCGCTGACTACGGTCCAGTGCGGACAGTGCCATATCTCCATTTTCAGAGATCTCAAGATCGATGGTGGTCGACACAGATTTTCCTGCCAGGAATGTCACAAGAAACTCCACGAATACAATCCGGTGAAGGGGAATTGGCAGGAGCTGATGCCCAGGTGCGGAAATTGCCACGCCACCCCCCATGGCGAAAAGCTGGTTGCCTGCACGAACTGCCACGACAATCCGCATGCCATTGCCAAAGTTCCCCTGTCCAAAGCCATGCTGGACTCATGCACGATATGCCACCGTGAGGCCGGCGAACAGTTGCAGAAGTTTCCCAGTGCACACAGCAAGCTGTCCTGCAACGCATGCCATACGAGCCACGGATACAAGCCCGATTGCAGCGCCTGCCACAAGCCCCATCTGAAGGACCAGGATTTCAAAACCTGCACTCCGTGCCATCCGGTGCATATGCCGCGCGAGATCGTTTTCAAGCAGGACGGGGATGTCAGGACATGCAGTGCCTGCCACAGCACGATATACGAAAAATGGAGCAAAACGCGGAGCAAGCATGGGCAGGTCAACTGCGCATCATGCCATAAAAAACACCGCTCCGTACCGAGCTGCGAGTCCTGTCATGCCAAGCCGCATAACGAGCAATTGCTTCAGAAATACCCGAAGTGCCTGACCTGCCATCAGGACGCGCACGATCTGCCGGTCAAGTGA
- a CDS encoding acetoin utilization protein AcuC encodes MPVPRTALIYSPLFGSYSYGDDHPFKLQRYHLARDLMDAYGLLDLPEMEIRDCRPVDEQLVLSFHDAAYIDRLKEFSLSDEPRADFLFGLGDADCPVFKGLYECAALGAGATWEAARLVEEEGFEVAFNLAGGWHHAHRSRASGFSYLNDAVLAINWLVARGRRVVYLDIDAHHGDGVQEGFYDSDQVLTISLHESGIYFFPGTGFEEETGEGRGCGYTVNLPLIAHTDDAIYMKAFDEIVYPLIAAYDPDVIVTQIGADTFRTDPLTRLEITTHSYGYIMRKLKALKIPWVALGGGGYDLMNTARAWSIAWAVMNGVELDPRLPDSFVRKVKPLGYPHRALLDAMHWSEEQERNIALEAAEKSIARIKELIFPVIIGRYSPA; translated from the coding sequence GTGCCTGTCCCCCGCACTGCCCTGATATATTCGCCCCTGTTTGGAAGCTACAGTTACGGCGATGATCATCCCTTCAAACTGCAGCGCTATCATCTCGCTCGTGATCTGATGGATGCCTATGGGCTGTTGGATCTGCCGGAGATGGAGATCCGCGATTGTCGTCCGGTGGATGAACAATTGGTTCTCAGCTTCCATGACGCGGCCTACATCGATCGATTGAAGGAGTTCAGTCTGTCGGATGAGCCCCGGGCCGATTTCCTTTTCGGGCTGGGTGATGCCGACTGCCCCGTCTTCAAAGGACTGTATGAATGTGCCGCCCTGGGGGCCGGAGCAACCTGGGAGGCGGCACGCCTGGTTGAAGAGGAGGGCTTCGAAGTCGCCTTCAACCTTGCCGGCGGTTGGCATCACGCCCATCGTAGCCGGGCCTCGGGATTCTCCTATCTGAACGATGCGGTACTGGCGATAAACTGGCTGGTGGCTCGTGGCCGGCGGGTCGTGTATCTGGATATCGACGCCCATCATGGCGACGGTGTGCAGGAGGGTTTCTACGACAGCGACCAGGTACTGACCATCTCGCTACACGAAAGCGGTATCTACTTTTTTCCCGGCACCGGTTTCGAGGAGGAAACCGGCGAAGGACGTGGATGCGGCTATACCGTCAATCTGCCGTTGATCGCCCATACTGACGATGCAATATACATGAAGGCCTTCGACGAGATCGTCTATCCGCTGATTGCCGCCTATGATCCGGATGTGATCGTGACCCAGATCGGCGCCGATACCTTTCGCACCGATCCGCTCACGCGCCTGGAGATCACCACCCACAGCTACGGATATATAATGCGCAAGCTCAAGGCGCTCAAGATCCCCTGGGTGGCGCTGGGCGGCGGCGGATACGACCTGATGAACACGGCCCGGGCCTGGAGCATCGCCTGGGCCGTCATGAACGGTGTCGAACTGGACCCACGCCTGCCCGATTCCTTTGTCAGAAAGGTAAAGCCGCTGGGATATCCTCACCGGGCCCTGCTCGATGCAATGCACTGGTCCGAAGAGCAGGAGCGCAATATCGCACTGGAAGCTGCCGAGAAGAGCATCGCCAGAATAAAGGAGCTGATTTTTCCGGTGATAATCGGAAGGTACAGCCCCGCGTGA
- a CDS encoding tetratricopeptide repeat protein, producing MNATTEAEPTRLKGIRYFSPSAGYVLTGRDGLVHLPWEGRPPIPLLEEEYPAAEKAGGPDYDMVGRGIYQALRLDPECAFAVHYAEVLKEAYPHIVSELGGQVIMLEAKEVDTPYLDRKINFLKILSLLDQDNPGLLVEIAVTFMERGSRLSTLHLAVDSWYQAEKYLKKALELDSGLHHAAYAYGETLYVLGRYQAAAEIWQSVAAGFGVEEKRRFEARIASILSGRVPLVPPVDYLTALSVAVEQHDAGHNDEAAAIIEDVLADQIFAEQFPLSEIYYLLGTCYQELGLAAEAAEAFKRS from the coding sequence ATGAACGCCACTACCGAAGCTGAGCCCACCCGCCTGAAAGGCATCCGCTATTTTTCGCCATCGGCCGGATATGTCCTGACAGGTCGGGATGGCCTTGTCCACCTTCCTTGGGAAGGCCGGCCCCCCATCCCGCTCCTGGAGGAGGAATATCCGGCGGCGGAGAAGGCGGGAGGGCCTGATTACGACATGGTCGGACGCGGCATCTACCAGGCTTTGCGGCTCGATCCCGAGTGTGCTTTCGCCGTACACTATGCGGAAGTGCTGAAGGAGGCCTATCCCCACATCGTTTCTGAATTGGGGGGGCAGGTCATCATGCTTGAGGCTAAGGAGGTCGATACTCCCTATCTCGATCGTAAGATCAATTTTCTCAAGATCCTGTCCTTGCTGGATCAGGACAATCCCGGCTTATTGGTTGAGATCGCGGTTACATTCATGGAGAGGGGATCGCGCCTCTCGACCTTGCACCTGGCCGTGGACAGCTGGTACCAGGCGGAGAAATATCTGAAAAAAGCCCTTGAGCTCGATTCGGGGCTGCACCATGCGGCCTATGCCTATGGAGAAACGCTCTATGTGCTGGGACGCTATCAAGCCGCGGCCGAAATCTGGCAGAGTGTCGCTGCCGGCTTCGGTGTGGAGGAAAAACGTCGGTTCGAGGCCCGCATCGCTTCGATTCTTTCCGGCAGGGTTCCACTCGTGCCGCCAGTGGATTACCTTACGGCTCTTTCGGTGGCGGTGGAGCAGCATGATGCCGGACATAACGACGAGGCAGCCGCCATCATTGAGGATGTGCTGGCGGACCAGATATTTGCCGAGCAGTTTCCGCTGAGCGAAATCTATTATCTGCTCGGAACCTGTTACCAGGAATTGGGCTTGGCTGCCGAGGCGGCCGAGGCCTTCAAAAGGTCATAG
- a CDS encoding response regulator, whose protein sequence is MGRILLIDDDQGFTSFLSGYIRETYPLLQVEICNNPVTALHRIKAGCYDLLLIDLEMPSLDGLKLLGFAIQAGMDKNRIVILSGREADVLHQLCPMGTCLAVLNKFEARQKAVLDMIFSSLQKKSGGT, encoded by the coding sequence ATGGGCCGAATTCTGCTGATTGATGATGACCAGGGCTTCACCAGCTTCCTCTCCGGCTACATTCGCGAAACCTACCCCCTGCTGCAGGTGGAGATCTGCAATAATCCCGTTACCGCCTTGCACCGCATAAAGGCCGGTTGTTACGATCTGTTGCTGATCGATCTGGAGATGCCATCCCTGGATGGCCTCAAACTCCTGGGATTCGCCATCCAGGCCGGCATGGACAAGAACCGGATCGTGATCCTCTCCGGGAGAGAGGCGGACGTGCTGCACCAGCTCTGCCCCATGGGTACGTGCCTGGCCGTGCTGAACAAGTTCGAAGCCCGGCAGAAGGCTGTCCTGGACATGATCTTCAGCTCCCTCCAAAAGAAATCCGGAGGAACCTGA
- a CDS encoding OmpA family protein, with protein sequence MLKRIIYLSAASLTVIALNGCLVAESRYLQKVGEADTLTRELDDLKQQHAKLTSENNALKGEYDRLKGEAGGLSRDKQALAGEKKELESLLAAKTDTLSRSISDLRQKMAALEAENQGLRTDIAMLQKTKEEKVREVSGTYEQLLQNMKNEIAQGQVTISELKGKLTVNMEAAILFDSGKADIKPDGLVILQKMVDTLKGVQDKAIRIEGHTDNVQINGALTRIFPTNWELSASRAINVTKYLQQQGLDPTNLSAAAFGENRPVADNDTREGRAKNRRIEITLVAKD encoded by the coding sequence ATGTTGAAGCGCATCATCTATCTTTCAGCGGCATCCCTGACTGTTATCGCCCTGAACGGGTGCCTGGTCGCGGAGAGCAGGTATCTGCAGAAGGTCGGGGAAGCCGATACCCTGACCCGCGAGCTCGACGACCTGAAGCAGCAGCACGCAAAGCTGACATCGGAGAACAATGCCCTGAAAGGCGAGTATGACAGGCTCAAGGGCGAGGCAGGCGGTCTGTCACGGGACAAGCAGGCACTGGCAGGGGAAAAGAAGGAGTTGGAGAGTCTGTTGGCTGCCAAAACCGACACCTTGTCCCGCAGCATCAGCGATCTGCGTCAGAAGATGGCAGCCCTGGAAGCGGAGAATCAGGGACTCAGAACAGATATAGCCATGCTGCAAAAGACCAAAGAAGAGAAAGTCCGTGAGGTCAGTGGCACCTACGAGCAGTTGCTGCAGAACATGAAAAACGAGATTGCCCAGGGCCAGGTGACGATTTCCGAGCTCAAGGGCAAGCTGACCGTCAACATGGAAGCGGCAATTCTGTTCGATTCGGGCAAGGCTGACATCAAGCCGGATGGGTTGGTGATTCTGCAGAAGATGGTGGACACCCTCAAGGGGGTACAAGACAAGGCGATCCGCATCGAGGGCCACACTGACAATGTCCAGATCAACGGTGCGCTGACGCGGATTTTTCCGACGAACTGGGAGCTTTCGGCTTCGCGTGCCATCAATGTCACCAAGTATCTGCAACAGCAGGGACTGGATCCCACAAATCTCTCTGCCGCTGCTTTCGGTGAAAACAGGCCCGTGGCCGACAACGACACCAGGGAAGGGCGTGCCAAGAACCGGCGGATCGAAATCACGCTGGTGGCCAAGGACTGA
- a CDS encoding Smr/MutS family protein gives MARKKAPENRPKEAPFRATPFSALKGISISAPPAKQEPSRPPVVQPPTAITDDSALFLQAMEGVRKVDGDRKGADGAEAKKTRPDTVKPPVAVPAEVDRVERETFAQAIGRLKLDKTFSEQVPEDEELKPLGGNRLRQLKRGVITLDRQLDLHGLTREEALEALSRFLKSAGAHGEKAVLVITGKGNNSPGEPVLQQAVAGWLRETGRQFVVEFAPAPREMGGSGAFVVFLRPVKPIV, from the coding sequence ATGGCCAGGAAGAAAGCGCCGGAAAACAGACCGAAGGAGGCGCCTTTCCGCGCCACCCCTTTCAGCGCACTCAAGGGGATCAGCATATCTGCTCCTCCGGCTAAGCAGGAACCTTCACGGCCGCCTGTGGTGCAGCCACCGACTGCCATCACCGACGATAGCGCGCTATTTCTGCAGGCCATGGAAGGGGTCCGCAAGGTCGATGGCGACCGTAAGGGGGCTGATGGAGCCGAGGCGAAAAAGACGCGGCCCGATACGGTGAAACCGCCTGTTGCCGTTCCGGCAGAAGTCGATCGGGTTGAACGCGAAACGTTCGCTCAGGCAATTGGCCGCCTCAAGCTGGACAAGACCTTCAGCGAGCAGGTGCCCGAGGACGAAGAATTGAAGCCCTTGGGGGGCAATCGTCTGCGTCAGTTGAAGAGAGGTGTCATAACCCTCGATCGGCAGCTCGATCTGCATGGCCTGACCCGTGAGGAGGCATTGGAAGCGCTTTCACGCTTTCTGAAAAGTGCTGGTGCGCATGGAGAGAAGGCGGTCCTGGTTATTACCGGCAAGGGCAATAATTCCCCCGGAGAGCCGGTATTGCAGCAGGCCGTGGCAGGCTGGCTGAGGGAAACCGGCCGCCAGTTCGTGGTGGAATTCGCGCCAGCACCGCGCGAGATGGGTGGCAGCGGAGCTTTCGTGGTGTTTTTGCGACCAGTCAAGCCAATCGTTTGA
- a CDS encoding cytochrome C gives MKRFTMMFPILALAGLLVTIAACAQMKTLPSLPASHPEELAAGRVSCAECHEDQQKGTMKPFANFNHTTAFVKNHRFYASSDDRLCATCHKQAFCSDCHTNQVEMKPSIKYGYRPDREMPHRGDFLTIHKIEGKVDPSSCYRCHGRANNARCIACHR, from the coding sequence ATGAAACGCTTCACCATGATGTTCCCTATCCTGGCTCTGGCCGGGTTGCTTGTTACGATTGCGGCCTGTGCCCAGATGAAAACCTTGCCGAGTCTTCCGGCCTCCCATCCTGAAGAGCTTGCCGCCGGGCGGGTAAGCTGCGCTGAGTGCCACGAGGATCAGCAAAAGGGGACCATGAAGCCGTTTGCCAACTTCAACCATACTACGGCGTTCGTTAAGAACCACCGTTTCTATGCCTCTTCGGACGACCGCCTTTGCGCCACCTGCCACAAGCAGGCATTCTGCAGTGACTGCCATACCAACCAAGTGGAAATGAAGCCTTCCATAAAATATGGGTACCGTCCCGATCGCGAAATGCCTCACCGCGGGGACTTTCTGACAATTCACAAGATTGAAGGCAAGGTTGACCCGTCCAGCTGCTATCGTTGCCACGGCAGGGCCAACAATGCACGCTGCATAGCCTGCCATCGATAG
- a CDS encoding carboxypeptidase regulatory-like domain-containing protein: MRINWKRLVSGALLIASLSLILFGCSDMGSAPEAKAPTKAIGGVVSNPDTGLPLPGVTVTAYAVVGGVTATTPLSTPASTTTNVNGKYTLYIPENFAGTVAVEASLSGASKVAAKSGKQVSLSSVRRIRAFLPNIKKEQLILPPVMISLATEMVALYVEQNKSGHFTPVNIQTAISVLEMFFGANFTEIPPPSSTGSIVSRAQQDLTVMIRAISQVVSSAGDVATLIVVDSSNMIGLGGKASEINAAINAARTELVASGVLPTAYATTALTTTVTQSATTQVSETLADSVPSAPTGLSGSADSTTATLTWNLVAGASSYLIYRDGVYINSIVPSESPTTTIGYTDTSLASSTEYTYEVKAHNSAGNSASAPVKLTTLPAAKTYTVSGVVTFADGSKIPGVKVTLTGDATGTTTTDAAGAYSFTVKNGTYTITPLLTSLNPASIQVAVANGNKSGQDFISTLTGGGVTTVITNPDGSVTTTTTYPNGTVSVSTTYPNGTVSVSTTYPNGTISVSTTYPNGTISVSTTYPDGSVTTSTTYPNGSVTTSTTYPNGTVISTITYSDGSVITTTTYPNGSVTTTTTYPNGSISGSLVDGYLVSGTVVDNSNAALLGVTVTITDGSYTATAVTGPFGTYTFRGVPAGSYSITPVLAPYTFVMATGITVSTSNVTGQNFTAGP, translated from the coding sequence ATGAGAATCAACTGGAAAAGGCTTGTGTCAGGAGCCTTGCTCATCGCCTCTCTGTCACTCATTCTTTTTGGATGCAGTGACATGGGGAGCGCTCCTGAGGCGAAAGCGCCCACAAAGGCCATTGGCGGAGTAGTGTCCAATCCGGACACCGGTCTGCCGCTTCCCGGCGTAACGGTAACCGCGTACGCTGTCGTAGGTGGTGTGACAGCGACAACACCGTTGAGCACCCCGGCCAGTACGACAACCAATGTCAATGGGAAGTACACCTTATATATCCCTGAGAATTTTGCGGGAACGGTTGCTGTGGAAGCATCGCTCTCAGGCGCCTCAAAAGTGGCCGCCAAGTCAGGGAAGCAGGTTTCGCTCTCGAGTGTCCGGAGGATAAGAGCTTTCCTTCCCAACATCAAGAAAGAGCAGCTTATACTCCCGCCGGTCATGATAAGCCTCGCAACGGAAATGGTTGCTCTCTATGTTGAGCAAAATAAAAGCGGCCATTTCACCCCTGTGAACATTCAGACAGCGATCAGCGTGTTGGAGATGTTTTTTGGCGCCAACTTTACTGAGATCCCTCCTCCGTCGAGCACCGGCTCAATTGTGAGCAGAGCACAGCAAGACTTGACCGTAATGATCCGGGCCATCAGCCAAGTCGTCAGCTCGGCAGGCGATGTGGCTACTCTGATCGTCGTCGATTCATCTAATATGATCGGCTTGGGTGGCAAGGCCAGCGAGATTAATGCAGCAATTAATGCCGCCAGGACCGAGTTGGTGGCAAGCGGCGTACTACCGACTGCCTATGCAACGACGGCTCTCACTACCACGGTCACACAGTCTGCAACCACTCAAGTATCCGAGACTCTGGCTGATTCCGTCCCGTCGGCGCCAACCGGTCTCAGTGGCTCAGCAGACTCGACCACGGCAACTCTTACCTGGAACCTTGTTGCCGGAGCCAGCAGCTACCTGATCTACAGGGACGGTGTCTACATCAACTCAATTGTACCCTCTGAGTCTCCGACCACCACCATCGGCTACACAGACACCAGCCTGGCATCCTCAACGGAATACACCTATGAGGTTAAGGCCCATAATTCGGCGGGCAATTCTGCCTCAGCCCCGGTTAAGCTTACGACGTTGCCGGCAGCCAAAACTTATACCGTAAGCGGCGTTGTAACCTTTGCCGATGGATCAAAAATCCCGGGAGTGAAAGTTACTCTTACGGGTGATGCAACCGGCACGACAACCACCGATGCAGCCGGCGCCTACTCTTTCACGGTCAAAAACGGCACCTATACCATAACGCCGCTCCTGACGTCTCTCAACCCGGCGAGTATCCAGGTTGCGGTTGCAAACGGCAATAAGAGTGGGCAGGACTTTATTTCGACACTGACAGGCGGCGGGGTCACCACGGTAATTACCAACCCAGACGGTTCAGTCACCACCACGACCACGTATCCGAACGGCACAGTATCAGTTTCCACGACTTACCCGAACGGCACAGTATCAGTTTCCACGACTTACCCGAACGGTACGATATCGGTTTCTACGACTTACCCGAACGGTACGATCTCTGTTTCAACGACCTATCCCGATGGATCCGTCACTACCTCAACGACCTATCCCAATGGATCCGTCACCACCTCAACCACCTATCCCAACGGAACAGTGATCAGCACGATTACCTATTCGGACGGGTCCGTCATTACCACAACCACCTATCCGAATGGTTCAGTCACCACCACAACCACCTATCCGAATGGGTCCATTTCCGGCTCCTTGGTTGATGGGTATCTGGTGTCGGGCACGGTTGTCGACAACAGTAATGCTGCGTTGCTCGGAGTAACCGTGACCATTACCGATGGATCGTACACCGCAACAGCGGTTACCGGCCCCTTCGGCACATATACCTTCCGCGGCGTGCCGGCCGGCAGTTACAGCATCACGCCTGTGCTCGCGCCCTACACCTTTGTGATGGCAACGGGGATTACGGTCAGTACAAGCAACGTAACGGGGCAAAATTTTACTGCGGGGCCATGA
- a CDS encoding cytochrome c3 family protein — protein MMRKSTSMLHCLLVALFLLAMAGCGANNVAGTADSSPKTGALKASLDLPTSKVAQLAVGGIATVEFTVTGSGSNGPLPVVKKSFAASATSGQVDGIYPGTVAVAVYAKDASGNTLLEGFALNATVASGATTDVGAIKMSPVVTKAQDTPCIGCHETTLDKTGQSVVALYKQSGHYTNSNQVPLTSGGTKQPGCAGCHDSSHNNPTPDASGRCGDCHSSVNANHEGNTVYVQDVNGGVRNNCGTCHQPHNPLGPIVGGSCVKCHAVGQNKFNGGVAGLVNDNNGVRAIVPEFGKNSHHVSGRTVTDADCAVCHLEGKVVNGAIAVDTNFHMKDSKIYLRDGGGVTSFASEIGGDKRSTYTGNLKGFVWDPANPDHNLMDQFCFSCHNSNGALSAVGIASGNSATNPFNSGLTNAYDQLKRPAVVAVYDQFSPSNPSHHAVRGKKYQTSKKRIEMTSAENAAFTTYSGNTAVDGVTAANGQWKYPGTKRKTIYEAGRFAAGYSPLGTTTSVRDDSTLHCGDCHTVGQWKAGTVPVVKADGTVDTTASASVAIGAHGSANEYMLRNRLGTDALHNITSNTAGTYVCFICHNLSTYYGSTHFQGNNSCNSGNANSAGMTGYGGGFVASTGPRVPNMVGSSGYGNVFGYTCAHCHNGGTGQQGGSFGAIHGVAATTTYGTYSTNNNTAASAAGEFNIVAKKSYRFMGGLSNKYQGGGSDSRWEATLTANRFEGCYNHDTAETTTPKTLWGYKAGTGTAGVTKTGPQTSTNGVVDEAAENPATSGSAPYVSGSGMTGSWGACSHHKGTSTSGAPTAPARQSTSSGVLQRPLNY, from the coding sequence ATGATGAGAAAAAGCACAAGTATGCTGCACTGTCTGCTGGTTGCCCTGTTTTTATTGGCAATGGCAGGCTGCGGCGCAAACAACGTGGCTGGCACCGCAGACAGCAGCCCGAAGACGGGCGCCTTGAAGGCCTCGCTCGATCTGCCGACATCTAAGGTTGCCCAGTTGGCAGTCGGCGGTATCGCTACGGTCGAGTTCACGGTAACCGGTTCCGGGAGCAACGGCCCCCTGCCGGTCGTGAAGAAGTCCTTCGCTGCCTCGGCCACATCAGGCCAGGTTGACGGCATTTATCCCGGCACGGTTGCGGTTGCCGTGTATGCCAAGGACGCCAGCGGCAACACCCTGCTCGAAGGCTTTGCCCTCAACGCCACCGTAGCCTCCGGCGCCACCACCGATGTGGGTGCAATCAAGATGTCTCCGGTCGTTACGAAAGCTCAGGACACCCCCTGTATCGGCTGCCACGAAACCACCCTGGACAAAACCGGGCAGAGTGTCGTTGCGCTCTACAAGCAGTCAGGCCACTACACGAACAGTAACCAGGTTCCCCTGACCAGCGGCGGGACGAAGCAGCCCGGCTGCGCCGGCTGCCACGATTCTTCGCATAACAACCCGACACCCGACGCCAGCGGTCGGTGCGGTGACTGCCACAGCTCCGTCAACGCGAACCATGAAGGTAATACTGTCTACGTTCAGGATGTGAATGGCGGCGTCAGGAATAACTGCGGCACTTGCCACCAGCCGCACAACCCCCTCGGCCCGATCGTGGGCGGCAGCTGCGTGAAGTGCCATGCCGTCGGTCAGAATAAGTTCAACGGCGGCGTCGCCGGTCTTGTCAACGACAACAACGGCGTGCGCGCCATTGTCCCTGAATTCGGCAAGAATTCTCACCACGTCAGTGGTCGTACTGTAACCGACGCTGACTGCGCGGTCTGTCACTTGGAAGGCAAGGTCGTCAATGGCGCCATTGCGGTGGATACGAACTTCCACATGAAAGACAGCAAGATCTATCTGCGCGATGGCGGCGGTGTTACCAGCTTCGCCAGCGAGATCGGCGGAGACAAGCGCAGCACCTACACCGGCAACCTCAAAGGCTTTGTCTGGGATCCGGCCAACCCGGACCACAACCTGATGGACCAGTTCTGCTTCTCGTGCCACAACAGCAACGGTGCACTGTCCGCCGTCGGCATCGCTTCCGGCAACAGCGCAACCAATCCGTTCAACAGTGGCCTGACCAATGCTTATGACCAGTTGAAGCGTCCGGCTGTCGTGGCTGTCTACGATCAGTTCAGCCCCAGCAATCCCTCGCATCACGCCGTCCGCGGCAAGAAGTATCAAACCAGCAAGAAACGTATCGAAATGACATCCGCTGAAAATGCGGCTTTCACCACCTACTCCGGCAACACCGCCGTAGACGGCGTTACCGCCGCCAACGGCCAGTGGAAGTACCCCGGCACCAAGCGCAAGACCATCTATGAAGCCGGTCGTTTCGCAGCCGGCTACAGCCCGCTCGGTACCACCACCTCGGTGCGTGACGACTCGACACTCCACTGCGGCGATTGCCACACTGTCGGACAGTGGAAAGCCGGCACCGTTCCGGTCGTCAAGGCCGACGGCACCGTCGACACCACCGCCAGCGCATCCGTTGCCATCGGCGCCCACGGCTCGGCCAACGAGTACATGCTGCGCAACCGCCTCGGCACCGACGCGCTGCACAACATCACCAGCAACACTGCCGGCACCTATGTCTGCTTCATCTGCCATAACCTGAGCACCTACTACGGTAGCACGCACTTCCAGGGCAACAACTCCTGCAACAGCGGCAACGCCAACTCGGCCGGCATGACCGGCTACGGCGGCGGCTTTGTTGCCAGCACCGGGCCCCGCGTGCCCAACATGGTCGGTTCTTCCGGCTACGGCAACGTGTTCGGCTACACCTGTGCCCACTGCCACAACGGTGGCACCGGACAGCAAGGCGGTTCCTTCGGCGCCATCCACGGCGTAGCCGCCACCACCACGTACGGCACCTACAGCACCAACAACAACACCGCTGCCAGTGCTGCTGGCGAATTCAACATTGTGGCCAAGAAGTCCTATCGCTTCATGGGCGGTCTCTCCAATAAGTACCAGGGCGGCGGCAGCGACAGCAGGTGGGAGGCAACTCTGACCGCCAACCGCTTCGAAGGGTGCTACAACCATGACACGGCCGAAACGACCACTCCCAAGACTCTCTGGGGCTACAAGGCCGGCACCGGCACCGCCGGCGTTACCAAAACCGGCCCGCAGACCAGCACCAACGGTGTTGTTGACGAGGCAGCCGAAAATCCTGCTACCTCCGGCTCAGCACCGTATGTTTCCGGCAGCGGTATGACCGGCTCTTGGGGCGCATGCAGCCACCACAAAGGCACCTCGACCTCCGGCGCGCCGACTGCGCCCGCACGGCAGTCAACCAGTTCCGGCGTGTTGCAGCGGCCGCTCAACTACTAA
- the ccsA gene encoding cytochrome c biogenesis protein CcsA, producing MAYWETIFFWVTLVLFSLATGGYIYSIVFKNPAFMPKMTWLVALGLVALTVAIGARFQATGHLPWSGDYESSLMGGWFIIGGALLVGWRNPKLQGFSMATTPLVIFLMAYGYMQSPELTPMAASLKTIWLYIHVYFAWLAFGAYALAMAAGVLFLLKKRDAARPIQNPAYDRFPSLASLDELIFRYVVFGFITDTIMIAAGAVWAKDLWGSYWSWDPVETWSLVSWLIYGIAIHLRVTFGWRENRLAWLVISALSTVIITFFGINLVVSSSLHAFKVR from the coding sequence ATGGCTTACTGGGAAACGATTTTCTTCTGGGTTACGCTGGTACTGTTCTCTTTGGCAACCGGTGGCTACATCTATTCCATCGTTTTCAAGAATCCGGCGTTCATGCCCAAGATGACCTGGCTGGTTGCACTGGGTCTCGTGGCACTGACGGTTGCTATCGGCGCCCGCTTCCAGGCCACTGGGCATCTGCCTTGGTCCGGAGATTACGAGAGCAGTCTCATGGGAGGATGGTTTATAATTGGCGGAGCTTTGTTGGTGGGGTGGCGAAACCCGAAGCTACAGGGATTTTCCATGGCGACAACGCCTCTGGTGATCTTTCTCATGGCCTATGGCTACATGCAGAGCCCGGAACTTACCCCCATGGCGGCCAGTCTGAAGACTATCTGGCTCTATATTCATGTTTACTTCGCCTGGCTCGCCTTTGGCGCCTATGCCCTGGCCATGGCGGCCGGTGTACTCTTTCTGCTGAAGAAACGCGATGCCGCACGGCCAATACAAAACCCGGCCTATGACCGTTTTCCTTCCCTGGCCAGTCTGGACGAACTGATTTTTCGCTATGTAGTGTTCGGCTTCATCACTGATACGATCATGATCGCTGCCGGCGCGGTTTGGGCCAAGGATCTCTGGGGCAGCTACTGGAGCTGGGATCCGGTCGAAACCTGGTCGCTGGTTTCCTGGCTGATCTACGGCATCGCCATCCATCTGCGCGTCACGTTCGGCTGGCGGGAGAACCGGCTGGCCTGGTTAGTCATCTCGGCACTATCGACCGTAATCATTACCTTCTTCGGTATCAATCTGGTGGTAAGCTCCAGTTTACACGCGTTCAAGGTGCGGTGA